In one window of Archocentrus centrarchus isolate MPI-CPG fArcCen1 chromosome 11, fArcCen1, whole genome shotgun sequence DNA:
- the LOC115787656 gene encoding zinc finger protein 658B-like has translation MEMKIEQVVVGNDMRSTSAEIKPEPLVAPYHHESLQCFQCFITFCNSKAKERHMRKSHRDQYKQQLQQSNTVFTCYKCEKFFSSSEELSKHQATHSTEEKAFNCSYCQKSFFTFTELNQHRRHECKERRCPCKDCGASFPSPSRLRSHRIAVHPQPPEHADDLNTFQCCKCNQSFLTEEALLQHQEKFANDVNCDAKPQGKKRGRKPKHAAQGVTGDGKKLKQEEEAENHKEYNEPPTEGGSSTELQIPCPEADCDLIFPSVAALRAHKKERHNPHVCTQCDESFAQPEQLRAHVTRAHNSGYTCLTCGKSFTRESALKAHQETHTEGEEGAENT, from the exons ATGGAAATGAAGATAGAGCAAGTGGTTGTTGGAAATGACATGAGGTCCACCTCTGCGGAGATCAAGCCCGAGCCACTGGTCGCCCCCT ATCACCATGAGAGTCTGCAGTGCTTCCAGTGTTTCATCACCTTCTGTAACTCCAAAGCCAAGGAGAGACACATGAGGAAGAGTCATCGGGACCAGtacaagcagcagctgcagcag AGTAATACTGTCTTCACATGCTACAAATGTGAGAAGTTCTTCTCCTCTTCTGAGGAGCTCAGCAAGCATCAGGCCACCCACAGCACAGAGGAGAAGGCCTTCAACTGCTCTTACTGCCAGAAAAGCTTCTTTACCTTCACAGAG CTGAACCAACACAGACGACACGAGTGCAAAGAACGACGGTGCCCCTGCAAGGACTGTGGCGCTTCGTTCCCCAGTCCGTCACGACTTCGCAGCCATCGCATTGCAGTGCACCCCCAGCCCCCAGAACACGCTGATGACCTCAACACCTTCCAGTGCTGCAAATGTAATCAAAGTTTTCTGACGGAAGAAGCACTCCTGCAGCACCAGGAGAAATTTGCCAACGACGTAAACTGCGACGCTAAGCCACAAGGCAAAAAACGTGGGCGTAAACCCAAGCATGCAGCTCAAGGGGTGACGGGTGACGGTAAGAAGCTGaaacaagaagaggaagcagagaatCACAAAGAATACAATGAGCCTCCGACAGAGGGAGGTTCCTCCACTGAGCTCCAGATTCCCTGTCCTGAAGCAGACTGTGATCTCATATTTCCTTCTGTTGCAGCCCTGCGGGCACACAAGAAGGAGAGGCACAACCCTCATGTATGCACGCAGTGTGATGAGAGCTTTGCTCAACCTGAGCAGCTCCGTGCACACGTGACCAGGGCTCACAACTCTGGATACACCTGCCTCACCTGTGGAAAGAGCTTTACAAGAGAAAGTGCCCTAAAGGCTCATCAGGAAACCCACActgagggagaggagggagcaGAAAATACATAA